One Streptomyces fagopyri DNA window includes the following coding sequences:
- a CDS encoding MFS transporter — translation MDATQASSRSGGVVATLAFAGITAAIMQTLVTPLIAELPQLLDTTSSNAAWVITATLLVAAVFVPVSGRLGDLLGKRRMLLACSVPLIVGSVVCALSSSVVPMIVGRGLQGMGMGMVPLGIALLRDVVPTEKLSSSIALVSASMGIGGGLGLPIAAAVAQYANWRVLFWGAAVMAAVVATLVWFLIPDIPAGAKGQRFDLPGALGLGAGLVCLLLAVSKGADWGWGSATTIGLFTSAVVVLLGWGAWELRTRDPLVDLRTTARPRVLLTNIASVFVGCAMYASMLVLPQLLQFPEATGYGLGQSMLAAGLWMAPGGIMMMFVSPLGGKLTDARGPKFTLISGVLVIAAGYGLALTLMGTAWGLMLVGIVVNSGVGLAYGAMPALIMSSVPLSETAAANGFNTLMRSLGTSVGAAVIGVVLAQMTTTLGGHTFASDDGFRTSLIIGGGVAVVAAVIAAAIPAVRAAAGGGDKAATADAPDRHMAVEA, via the coding sequence ATGGATGCCACCCAGGCATCGAGCCGCTCGGGCGGCGTGGTCGCCACGCTGGCCTTCGCAGGCATCACGGCAGCGATCATGCAGACCCTGGTGACGCCGCTGATCGCGGAGTTGCCGCAGCTCTTGGACACCACCTCGTCGAACGCGGCCTGGGTGATCACCGCGACCCTCCTGGTGGCCGCCGTCTTCGTCCCGGTCTCCGGGCGCCTGGGCGACCTCCTGGGCAAGCGCAGGATGCTCCTCGCCTGCTCGGTACCGCTGATCGTCGGCTCGGTGGTGTGCGCGCTGTCCTCCTCGGTGGTCCCCATGATCGTCGGGCGGGGTCTCCAGGGCATGGGCATGGGCATGGTCCCGCTCGGCATCGCCCTGCTGCGTGACGTGGTCCCCACGGAGAAGCTGAGCTCCTCCATCGCGCTGGTCAGCGCCTCCATGGGCATCGGCGGCGGCCTCGGACTTCCCATCGCCGCGGCTGTCGCCCAGTACGCGAACTGGCGGGTGCTCTTCTGGGGTGCCGCCGTCATGGCCGCGGTGGTGGCGACACTCGTCTGGTTCCTGATCCCCGACATCCCCGCCGGCGCCAAGGGCCAGCGCTTCGACCTGCCCGGCGCGCTCGGCCTCGGCGCCGGACTCGTCTGCCTGCTGCTCGCGGTCTCCAAGGGGGCCGACTGGGGCTGGGGTTCGGCCACCACCATCGGACTGTTCACCAGCGCCGTCGTCGTTCTGCTCGGCTGGGGAGCCTGGGAGCTGCGCACCCGCGACCCCCTGGTCGACCTGCGCACCACCGCACGACCGCGGGTGCTGCTCACCAACATCGCCTCGGTCTTCGTCGGCTGCGCGATGTACGCCAGCATGCTGGTCCTGCCGCAGTTGCTGCAGTTCCCCGAGGCCACCGGCTACGGCCTGGGGCAGTCGATGCTCGCGGCCGGTCTGTGGATGGCGCCCGGCGGCATCATGATGATGTTCGTGTCCCCGCTCGGCGGAAAGCTCACCGACGCCCGCGGACCGAAGTTCACACTGATCTCCGGCGTACTGGTCATCGCCGCCGGCTACGGCCTGGCCCTGACCCTGATGGGTACCGCCTGGGGCCTGATGCTCGTCGGCATCGTGGTCAACAGCGGTGTGGGCCTCGCCTACGGAGCGATGCCCGCCCTGATCATGAGCTCGGTGCCGCTCTCCGAGACCGCCGCCGCCAACGGCTTCAACACCCTCATGCGCTCCCTCGGCACGTCCGTCGGCGCGGCCGTGATCGGAGTCGTCCTCGCCCAGATGACCACCACGCTGGGCGGTCACACCTTCGCCTCCGACGACGGCTTCCGCACCAGCCTGATCATCGGCGGCGGAGTCGCGGTGGTCGCGGCGGTGATCGCCGCCGCCATCCCGGCCGTCCGCGCCGCCGCGGGCGGCGGCGACAAGGCGGCCACGGCCGACGCCCCCGACCGGCACATGGCGGTGGAGGCCTGA
- a CDS encoding LAETG motif-containing sortase-dependent surface protein, with amino-acid sequence MSIARRVTLRCLLGTGAAVLALTGAAPGAWASGTPGGDGWDNGGGYKPGQGAGTVTEADRCEFSLDGTSFHDWVRVDDQNLKPTDDGKVHIKVRAAGGAGSCTASLAAYRTHGATFRTSGEQVFHDFDSVRVKPGETDSLDIAVPDLGCFAQIDLYRGAVKFDGKFDAVDGFEHGDLPKGPDRAVIKDKLIMAWNGGGKDCTAQPPSTPGTTPPATTRPASTPPASTPPAETPGSPTPSTPAESTPPQTPGTPSASESTTPPGPTPNGGGSTPPGDLAETGGGNTLPIAAGAAALLAAGGAITVVTRRRRSARTTS; translated from the coding sequence ATGTCCATAGCGAGACGTGTCACCCTCCGCTGCCTGCTGGGGACGGGCGCGGCGGTCCTCGCCCTCACGGGGGCCGCGCCCGGCGCCTGGGCCTCCGGAACCCCCGGCGGCGACGGCTGGGACAACGGCGGCGGCTACAAGCCCGGACAGGGCGCCGGTACGGTGACCGAGGCCGATCGCTGCGAGTTCTCCCTCGACGGGACGAGCTTCCACGACTGGGTCCGCGTCGACGACCAGAACCTGAAGCCCACCGACGACGGCAAGGTGCACATCAAGGTCCGCGCGGCGGGCGGTGCCGGTTCGTGCACCGCGTCCCTCGCCGCGTACCGCACGCACGGTGCCACCTTCAGGACCTCCGGCGAGCAGGTCTTCCACGACTTCGACTCCGTGCGGGTCAAGCCGGGTGAGACCGACTCCCTGGACATCGCGGTGCCGGACCTCGGCTGCTTCGCGCAGATCGACCTGTACCGCGGTGCCGTGAAGTTCGACGGCAAGTTCGACGCCGTCGACGGCTTCGAACACGGCGACCTGCCCAAGGGGCCGGACCGCGCGGTCATCAAGGACAAGCTGATCATGGCGTGGAACGGTGGCGGCAAGGACTGCACCGCGCAGCCGCCGAGCACGCCCGGGACGACGCCTCCGGCCACCACGCGGCCCGCCTCGACCCCGCCCGCCTCGACGCCGCCTGCGGAGACCCCCGGCAGCCCGACCCCGTCGACGCCCGCGGAGTCGACCCCGCCGCAGACGCCGGGCACGCCGTCGGCGTCCGAGTCGACCACGCCGCCGGGTCCCACGCCGAACGGCGGCGGGTCCACCCCGCCCGGGGATCTCGCGGAGACCGGTGGCGGCAACACGCTGCCGATCGCCGCCGGCGCCGCCGCTCTCCTCGCGGCCGGCGGAGCGATCACCGTGGTCACCCGTCGTCGGCGCTCGGCGCGCACGACGTCCTGA
- a CDS encoding TetR family transcriptional regulator, translated as MRDALVAAAFRLFPERGYEQTTVDDIVALAGVGRRSFFRYFPSKEDVVFPDHERCLADMTAFLADGTAEDEPVRRVCDAARLVLRMYAENPTFSVQRYRLTKKVPGLRAYELSVVWRYERALAEYLRGRFGGRPDGSLRADVIAAAVVAAHNNALRSWLRSAGQGDADTAVDHALGFVQAMFGDAPPGAPAAAAEEREEDVVVVISRRGTPMWRVVREIESTLGHD; from the coding sequence ATGCGGGACGCGCTGGTCGCGGCGGCTTTCCGGCTGTTCCCCGAACGCGGCTACGAGCAGACCACCGTCGACGACATCGTGGCCCTCGCCGGGGTCGGCCGGCGGTCCTTCTTCCGTTACTTCCCGTCGAAGGAGGACGTGGTCTTCCCGGACCACGAGCGCTGCCTGGCCGACATGACCGCCTTCCTCGCCGACGGCACCGCCGAGGACGAGCCGGTGCGACGGGTCTGCGACGCGGCCCGGCTCGTGCTGCGCATGTACGCAGAGAACCCGACCTTCTCCGTACAGCGCTACCGTCTCACCAAGAAGGTGCCCGGCCTGCGCGCCTACGAGCTGTCGGTGGTCTGGCGCTACGAACGTGCCCTCGCGGAGTATCTGCGCGGACGCTTCGGAGGCCGCCCCGACGGCAGCCTGCGGGCCGATGTGATCGCCGCCGCCGTGGTCGCCGCGCACAACAACGCCCTGCGCTCGTGGCTGCGTTCGGCCGGGCAGGGCGACGCGGACACCGCCGTCGACCACGCCCTCGGCTTCGTCCAGGCGATGTTCGGTGACGCTCCCCCCGGCGCTCCGGCCGCTGCGGCCGAGGAGCGGGAGGAGGACGTGGTCGTCGTCATCTCCCGGCGCGGGACCCCCATGTGGCGCGTGGTGCGGGAGATCGAGTCCACGCTCGGGCACGACTGA
- a CDS encoding Zn-ribbon domain-containing OB-fold protein: protein MDLATDLVVNANPASDALLFQRCRWCGSAMYQRLLCPVCAGSDLRTEASTGTGVVRHATVIHRNTPAARNVSLVEMAEGFTVRGRVTGLATDVHSGDRVQLTTAQDPVRSQPVFQLVDGPYRSRN, encoded by the coding sequence GTGGACCTCGCCACCGACCTCGTGGTGAACGCGAATCCGGCCTCGGACGCCCTTCTGTTCCAGCGCTGCCGCTGGTGCGGCAGCGCGATGTACCAGCGCCTCCTGTGTCCCGTCTGCGCGGGCAGCGACCTGCGGACGGAGGCGAGCACCGGAACCGGTGTCGTCCGTCACGCGACCGTCATCCACCGCAACACCCCGGCCGCACGGAACGTCTCCCTCGTCGAGATGGCCGAGGGCTTCACCGTCCGGGGCAGGGTCACGGGACTGGCCACCGACGTGCACAGCGGAGACCGGGTCCAACTCACCACCGCGCAGGACCCGGTACGCAGCCAGCCCGTGTTCCAGCTCGTCGACGGGCCGTACCGGAGCCGGAACTGA
- a CDS encoding PPOX class F420-dependent oxidoreductase: MDETRLDTLRSGKFLLITSYRKNGTGVPTPVWVVRDGDALGAWTVADSWKVKRIRNRPDVLVGPCDVRGNPTGDQVPATAEILDQTATARYRGLIARKYGVLGRLTLFGSRLRRGREGTVGLRISLTP, from the coding sequence ATGGACGAGACAAGGCTCGACACGCTCCGTTCGGGCAAGTTCCTTCTCATCACGAGCTACCGGAAGAACGGCACGGGCGTCCCGACGCCCGTGTGGGTGGTCCGGGACGGTGACGCGCTCGGCGCCTGGACCGTCGCGGACTCCTGGAAGGTGAAACGGATCCGCAACCGGCCGGACGTTCTCGTGGGTCCCTGCGACGTACGCGGCAACCCGACCGGTGACCAGGTTCCCGCCACGGCGGAGATCCTCGACCAGACCGCGACGGCGCGCTACCGCGGTCTGATCGCGCGCAAGTACGGCGTCCTCGGCCGTCTCACCCTCTTCGGCAGCCGGCTGCGCCGCGGCCGGGAGGGCACGGTGGGACTACGCATCTCGCTGACCCCGTGA
- a CDS encoding HAD family acid phosphatase encodes MTGHGVGRRIGALSAVVALGIGGTVTVAGTAAAAPARTAVAATRVADVDYATWQQDVRAVLDQAVPYVQQRTANASGQKLALVLDIDNTALETDFHPWYQLPTPAVAPSLDLARYARSRGVDVFFISARPGIIAAETKWNLTSVGYPVSGLYTRDLPDLFDEVSAYKTGKRAQIESLGYTIIANVGNNDSDLVGGHAERTFKLPDYDGQLS; translated from the coding sequence ATGACTGGACATGGTGTGGGCCGCCGGATCGGCGCGCTCTCGGCGGTCGTCGCGCTGGGCATCGGAGGGACCGTCACCGTCGCGGGGACCGCCGCCGCGGCTCCGGCCCGGACGGCGGTGGCCGCGACGCGGGTGGCCGACGTCGACTACGCCACCTGGCAGCAGGACGTCCGGGCCGTGCTCGACCAGGCGGTGCCCTACGTCCAGCAGCGCACCGCGAACGCGTCCGGGCAGAAGCTGGCCCTCGTCCTCGACATCGACAACACCGCGCTGGAGACGGACTTCCACCCCTGGTACCAGCTGCCCACGCCGGCCGTCGCGCCGTCGCTCGACCTCGCCCGCTACGCGCGCTCCCGCGGTGTCGACGTCTTCTTCATCAGCGCGCGTCCGGGCATCATCGCCGCCGAGACGAAGTGGAACCTGACGTCCGTCGGCTATCCGGTCTCCGGCCTCTACACGCGTGACCTGCCCGACCTGTTCGACGAGGTCAGCGCCTACAAGACGGGCAAGCGGGCCCAGATCGAGTCCCTCGGCTACACCATCATCGCCAATGTCGGCAACAACGACTCGGACCTCGTCGGGGGGCACGCCGAGCGCACCTTCAAGCTGCCCGACTACGACGGACAGCTGTCCTGA
- a CDS encoding NAD(P)/FAD-dependent oxidoreductase, with protein sequence MDAPNIVIVGGGFAGVECARGLERALAPGAARITLVSPTDYQLYLPLLPQVASGVVTPQSVAPSLRRILRRTELVPGTVAGVDPGSKVCVVRKITGELADLSYDYLVLTPGSVTRTFDIPGLLDEARGMKTLAQAVYLRDHVIAQLDLAAATSDEAERAARLQFVVVGGGYAGTETAACLQRLTTAASKRYHPRLDPGLIQWHLLDVAPKLLPELGDRLGASALRMLTERGVRISLKTSVASVTEDEVTLTDGRVLPSRTLVWTAGVAACPLVDSLGAETVRGRILAAPDFKVPGMDGVFALGDAAAVPDLARGDGSYCVPTAQHAARQGRHAAKNLAALLHGRPTTSYRHKDLGLVVDLGGHDAVSKPLGIDLKGVPAQVVARGYHLYALRTGVARFRTSANWFLNAVAGDDFVRTGFLAGRKGTLRDFEHTDTYLTPEAVAARTGV encoded by the coding sequence ATGGACGCACCGAACATCGTGATCGTCGGCGGCGGCTTCGCCGGAGTCGAGTGCGCCCGGGGCCTGGAGCGCGCGCTCGCACCCGGCGCCGCCCGGATCACCCTGGTCAGCCCCACCGACTACCAGCTCTACCTGCCGCTGCTGCCACAGGTCGCCTCAGGGGTCGTCACCCCGCAGTCCGTGGCACCCTCGCTGCGCCGGATCCTGCGCCGCACGGAGCTGGTGCCCGGGACGGTGGCCGGCGTGGATCCCGGGTCCAAGGTGTGCGTCGTCCGTAAGATCACCGGCGAACTCGCCGACTTGTCCTACGACTACCTGGTCCTGACGCCGGGCAGTGTGACCCGCACGTTCGACATCCCCGGCCTGCTCGACGAGGCGCGCGGCATGAAGACGCTCGCCCAGGCCGTGTACCTGCGCGACCACGTGATCGCCCAACTCGACCTGGCGGCGGCCACGTCGGACGAGGCCGAGCGGGCGGCGCGGCTCCAGTTCGTGGTGGTGGGCGGCGGGTACGCGGGCACCGAGACCGCGGCCTGCCTGCAGCGCCTGACGACCGCCGCGTCCAAGCGCTACCACCCGCGACTCGATCCCGGCCTCATCCAGTGGCATCTGCTCGACGTGGCCCCCAAGTTGCTGCCGGAGCTCGGCGACAGGCTCGGGGCCAGCGCGCTGCGCATGCTCACCGAGCGCGGGGTGCGGATCTCGCTGAAGACGTCCGTGGCCTCGGTCACCGAGGACGAGGTCACCCTGACGGACGGCCGGGTGCTGCCGTCGCGGACGCTGGTGTGGACGGCCGGTGTCGCCGCGTGCCCGCTGGTCGACTCGCTGGGCGCCGAGACCGTACGCGGCCGGATCCTGGCCGCGCCGGACTTCAAGGTGCCGGGCATGGACGGGGTGTTCGCGCTGGGCGACGCGGCCGCGGTGCCCGACCTCGCCAGGGGCGACGGCTCGTACTGTGTCCCCACCGCGCAGCACGCCGCACGTCAGGGACGGCACGCGGCGAAGAACCTGGCGGCCCTGCTGCACGGACGGCCGACCACGTCCTACCGGCACAAGGATCTCGGCCTGGTGGTCGATCTCGGTGGACACGACGCGGTGTCGAAGCCTCTCGGTATCGACCTCAAGGGCGTGCCCGCGCAGGTCGTGGCCCGTGGGTACCACCTGTACGCGCTGCGCACGGGTGTGGCCAGGTTCCGTACGAGCGCCAACTGGTTCCTGAACGCGGTCGCGGGCGACGACTTCGTCCGCACGGGCTTCCTCGCCGGGCGCAAGGGAACTCTGCGGGACTTCGAGCACACCGACACCTATCTGACCCCTGAGGCGGTGGCCGCCCGCACGGGCGTGTAG
- a CDS encoding type 1 glutamine amidotransferase domain-containing protein, with protein MRVLMPVPDHDADVTEVAVPWRILTEAGHEVVFATERASTRPAADPRLLMGVLLGQLGAAEEPRSFYRQLTEAPEFTSTVSWEDVTVEDFDGLLLPGGHAPGMRQYLGSAALQRQVARFWALGRPVGAICHGVLVLARARDLDTGRSVLAGRRTTCLPKYMERTAYFTTAWRLGRYYRTYPAYVEDEVKAALADPGAQFSRGPRTLTRRGTATDDSHAFVVEDGPYISARWPGDAYLFGRRYLALLDSAT; from the coding sequence ATGCGCGTGCTGATGCCGGTCCCCGACCATGACGCCGACGTCACCGAAGTGGCCGTACCCTGGCGGATCCTCACCGAGGCCGGGCACGAGGTCGTGTTCGCCACCGAGCGGGCGTCCACCAGGCCGGCGGCCGACCCGCGGCTGCTCATGGGGGTCCTCCTCGGACAGCTGGGCGCCGCGGAGGAGCCCCGGAGCTTCTACCGACAGCTCACCGAGGCACCGGAGTTCACATCGACCGTGTCCTGGGAGGACGTGACCGTCGAGGACTTCGACGGTCTGCTCCTGCCCGGCGGACACGCGCCCGGCATGCGGCAGTACCTCGGCTCCGCCGCGCTCCAGCGACAGGTCGCCCGCTTCTGGGCCCTGGGGCGGCCCGTCGGAGCGATCTGCCACGGAGTCCTCGTGCTCGCCCGCGCCCGCGACCTGGACACGGGCCGCAGCGTCCTGGCCGGCCGGCGTACGACGTGCCTGCCCAAGTACATGGAACGCACCGCCTACTTCACCACCGCCTGGCGTCTCGGCCGCTACTACCGCACCTATCCCGCCTACGTCGAGGACGAGGTCAAGGCGGCCCTCGCCGACCCCGGTGCCCAGTTCTCCCGCGGCCCCCGCACCCTCACCCGCCGTGGCACCGCCACCGACGACAGCCACGCGTTCGTCGTCGAGGACGGTCCCTACATCTCGGCCCGGTGGCCGGGCGACGCCTACCTGTTCGGCCGCCGCTACCTCGCCCTCCTGGACAGCGCCACCTGA
- a CDS encoding S1 family peptidase, translating to MRHARRRIVRRGARCAAVGGLLCGGLMVTHAMASEPSASSRAPESAARLAADKGAGLVSRLGTSRTAGSWIAADGRPVVAVTDSATAAEVERAGARPKVVRHSMQELKSVAQALKSAPRVSGTAWAMDYVNNEVVVQADSTVSAPDWSRMTKLGQSMGSSVRMERTQGTFTTRLNAAQPMFSTGGRCSAGFNVTNGKNEFILTAGHCGPAGSVWFADNQGTKQLGQTITTAFPGNDFSLIQYNNGENDTGNNVVAIGGGKGVQILGAADAAVGQRVFRSGSTSGLHDGRVKGLDATVNYPEGTVTGLIETDVCAEPGDSGGPLFSEGIALGVTSGGNGDCTTGGTTFFQPITKAMTALAVKLTGPGTQGQGASGSAAQNPPAPAASRGTAVAPGSAAPGSVQAVGSGDSVRLLDRLTDPANIGPGLLVIAGSIIALVATRYIRTEQDRNRYRRQYSQSWG from the coding sequence ATGAGGCACGCACGACGACGGATCGTCCGACGGGGGGCGCGATGTGCGGCCGTCGGCGGGCTCCTCTGCGGTGGGCTGATGGTGACGCACGCCATGGCGAGTGAGCCGTCCGCCTCGTCGCGTGCACCGGAGAGTGCCGCGCGGCTCGCCGCGGACAAGGGCGCCGGCCTGGTGTCACGTCTCGGCACCTCGCGTACGGCGGGCAGTTGGATCGCCGCCGACGGGCGTCCTGTGGTCGCGGTGACGGACTCGGCCACGGCGGCGGAGGTGGAGAGAGCCGGTGCCCGTCCCAAGGTCGTGCGGCACAGCATGCAGGAGCTGAAGTCGGTGGCGCAGGCGCTCAAGTCGGCGCCACGGGTGTCCGGCACCGCCTGGGCGATGGACTACGTCAACAACGAGGTGGTGGTGCAGGCCGACAGCACGGTCTCCGCCCCCGACTGGTCCCGGATGACGAAACTCGGCCAGAGCATGGGGAGTTCGGTCCGCATGGAGCGCACCCAGGGCACCTTCACCACGCGGCTGAACGCAGCGCAGCCGATGTTCTCGACCGGCGGGCGCTGCTCGGCGGGCTTCAACGTGACCAACGGGAAGAACGAGTTCATCCTGACGGCGGGACACTGCGGGCCCGCCGGTTCCGTCTGGTTCGCGGACAACCAGGGCACCAAGCAGCTGGGACAGACGATCACCACGGCTTTCCCGGGCAACGACTTCTCGCTCATCCAGTACAACAACGGCGAGAACGACACCGGCAACAACGTCGTCGCGATCGGGGGCGGCAAAGGGGTTCAGATCCTCGGGGCCGCGGACGCGGCCGTCGGGCAGCGTGTCTTTCGCAGCGGCAGCACGAGTGGGCTCCACGACGGGCGGGTGAAGGGTCTCGACGCGACGGTCAACTACCCCGAGGGCACGGTGACCGGTCTGATCGAGACCGATGTGTGCGCCGAACCGGGCGACAGCGGTGGGCCGTTGTTCTCCGAGGGCATCGCGCTGGGCGTGACGTCGGGCGGCAACGGGGACTGCACCACGGGCGGTACGACGTTCTTCCAGCCGATCACCAAGGCGATGACGGCGCTCGCCGTGAAACTGACCGGACCGGGCACCCAGGGGCAGGGAGCGTCCGGTTCCGCCGCTCAGAACCCTCCCGCGCCGGCTGCCTCGCGGGGAACCGCGGTCGCCCCGGGGTCCGCCGCTCCGGGCTCGGTCCAGGCGGTGGGTTCCGGCGACTCCGTGAGGCTCCTCGACCGGCTGACCGACCCCGCGAACATCGGCCCCGGGCTCCTGGTCATCGCGGGAAGCATCATCGCGCTGGTCGCCACGCGGTACATCCGTACGGAACAGGACCGCAATCGCTATCGGCGTCAGTACTCGCAGAGTTGGGGCTGA
- a CDS encoding Gfo/Idh/MocA family protein: MTFSLGIVGAGQFSRRFATLFLAHPGVHEVHVTDLLPERAERLAAAEGLSGTFPSYEAMLESRAVDAVAVFTQRWTHGPLVLRALNAGKHVYSAVPMAVTTQEIAAIIDAVRATGLTYMMGETSQYNPATVHARNQIAEGAFGRLFYAEGDYVHDMDLGFYDAYRYSGGENWKATASYPPLLYPTHSVGGVLGAWRTHAVSVSAIGVRDERGDGVFDKEVSQFGNDFSNATALFEVAGGGSFRTNEFRRVGYPSHIRESRFRFFGTDASMEQLATVSFWQDKKGVTDITELLEPKPTLAPDDPSLQHIAPALRAAFTSGSAPVHDRARLPRAFDRLHNGHEGSHHFLADDFVTAVNTRTLPSVNAWVAARYTLPGIVAHESARQGGVRMDIPDFGDAPGA, encoded by the coding sequence ATGACGTTCTCCCTCGGCATCGTCGGCGCCGGGCAGTTCTCCCGCCGGTTCGCCACATTGTTCCTCGCCCACCCGGGCGTCCACGAGGTCCATGTCACCGATCTCCTGCCCGAGCGGGCCGAGCGGCTGGCCGCCGCCGAAGGACTGTCCGGCACCTTCCCCTCCTACGAGGCGATGCTGGAGTCGCGGGCCGTGGACGCGGTCGCGGTCTTCACCCAGCGCTGGACGCACGGCCCGCTGGTCCTGCGGGCGCTGAACGCCGGCAAGCACGTGTACTCGGCGGTGCCGATGGCGGTCACCACGCAGGAGATCGCGGCGATCATCGACGCCGTACGGGCCACCGGGCTGACGTACATGATGGGCGAGACCAGCCAGTACAACCCGGCGACCGTGCACGCCCGCAACCAGATCGCCGAGGGTGCCTTCGGACGGCTGTTCTACGCGGAGGGCGACTACGTCCACGACATGGACCTCGGGTTCTACGACGCGTACCGGTACAGCGGTGGCGAGAACTGGAAGGCGACCGCCAGCTATCCCCCGCTCCTCTACCCGACGCACTCGGTGGGCGGGGTGCTCGGCGCCTGGCGGACGCACGCGGTGAGCGTGTCCGCCATCGGGGTGCGCGACGAGCGCGGCGACGGTGTCTTCGACAAGGAGGTCAGCCAGTTCGGCAACGACTTCTCCAACGCGACCGCGTTGTTCGAGGTGGCGGGCGGCGGCTCGTTCCGTACGAACGAGTTCCGGCGGGTCGGTTATCCCTCACACATCCGGGAGTCTCGTTTCCGGTTCTTCGGCACCGACGCCAGCATGGAGCAGCTCGCCACGGTGAGCTTCTGGCAGGACAAGAAGGGCGTGACGGACATCACCGAACTGCTGGAGCCGAAGCCGACACTGGCGCCCGACGATCCGTCGCTCCAGCACATCGCGCCGGCGTTGCGGGCCGCGTTCACGTCCGGATCGGCGCCCGTCCACGACCGGGCGCGGCTGCCCCGTGCCTTCGACCGGCTCCACAACGGCCACGAGGGCAGCCATCATTTCCTGGCGGACGACTTCGTCACCGCGGTCAACACACGGACGCTGCCGTCGGTGAACGCGTGGGTCGCCGCCCGCTACACCCTGCCGGGCATCGTCGCGCACGAGTCCGCGCGGCAGGGCGGCGTCCGGATGGACATCCCGGACTTCGGCGACGCGCCCGGGGCGTGA
- a CDS encoding L,D-transpeptidase: MGDVRRRGAVALGITGLVAPLALALGTAPAQAASCTTQTGPYQKQVEKFLGRPVDGRQSAADCKATQAFQTKHGITPNAGYAGSVTWGVMDLMNKQKAVGTKPNKDGKCPVNKGRIACVNLTLQLSWIQDGSRLVYGPVPVRTGRDGYETRTGLKKIYWRDIDHVSSIYNVSMPYSQFFDGGQAFHSVGLSMWNPPGSHGCVNMTSTAAKKYWSLLKNGDDVYVYGRKPGT, translated from the coding sequence ATGGGGGACGTACGCAGACGGGGCGCCGTCGCGCTGGGGATCACCGGACTTGTCGCACCGCTGGCGCTCGCGCTGGGCACGGCGCCCGCGCAGGCCGCGAGCTGCACGACACAGACCGGGCCGTACCAGAAGCAGGTCGAGAAGTTTCTCGGCCGCCCGGTCGACGGCAGGCAGTCCGCCGCCGACTGCAAGGCGACCCAGGCCTTCCAGACGAAGCACGGCATCACCCCGAACGCGGGGTACGCGGGATCCGTCACCTGGGGCGTGATGGACCTCATGAACAAGCAGAAGGCCGTCGGCACCAAGCCGAACAAGGACGGCAAGTGCCCGGTCAACAAGGGCCGCATCGCCTGCGTCAACCTCACTCTCCAGCTCAGCTGGATCCAGGACGGCAGCAGGCTCGTCTACGGCCCGGTGCCGGTCCGCACGGGGCGCGACGGCTACGAGACCCGCACCGGTCTGAAGAAGATCTACTGGCGTGACATCGACCACGTGTCGAGCATCTACAACGTGTCGATGCCGTACAGCCAGTTCTTCGACGGCGGCCAGGCCTTCCACTCGGTCGGCCTGTCCATGTGGAACCCGCCCGGCTCGCACGGCTGCGTCAACATGACCTCGACCGCCGCCAAGAAGTACTGGTCGCTCCTGAAGAACGGCGACGACGTCTACGTGTACGGCCGCAAGCCGGGCACCTGA